A window from Acidobacteriota bacterium encodes these proteins:
- a CDS encoding response regulator, with the protein MNDRLLTTSEVAQYCQVTNDGVVKWIKAKKLKAYSTPGGHYRIRKSDFKDFLGRYGMPVDPNFFVEEKKRILVVDDESSIVEVISQALSDAQSFQVNTAHDGYEAGLKIGTFRPDLIILDIMMPHMDGIEVCKRIKGDPDTETIKVVAITGHPEQGNIDRAYRSGADLCLMKPLQIEHLRREVARLLEQAA; encoded by the coding sequence ATGAACGACAGACTTCTTACGACATCCGAGGTCGCTCAGTACTGCCAGGTGACGAACGACGGCGTCGTCAAGTGGATCAAGGCCAAGAAGCTCAAGGCCTACTCCACGCCGGGTGGGCACTACCGGATCCGGAAGAGCGACTTCAAGGACTTCCTCGGCCGGTACGGCATGCCCGTCGATCCGAACTTCTTCGTCGAGGAGAAGAAGCGCATCCTCGTCGTCGACGACGAGAGCTCGATCGTCGAGGTCATCAGCCAGGCGCTCAGCGACGCGCAGTCGTTCCAGGTGAACACGGCGCACGACGGCTACGAGGCCGGGCTGAAGATCGGGACGTTCCGTCCCGACCTGATCATCCTCGACATCATGATGCCCCACATGGACGGCATCGAGGTGTGCAAGCGCATCAAGGGCGATCCCGACACCGAGACGATCAAGGTCGTCGCGATCACGGGACATCCCGAGCAGGGAAACATCGATCGCGCCTACCGATCGGGAGCGGATCTCTGCCTCATGAAGCCCCTGCAGATCGAGCATCTCCGCCGCGAGGTGGCGCGGCTGCTCGAACAGGCCGCCTGA
- a CDS encoding ferredoxin yields MKIVVDRGKCIGAANCVGMAPKTFTLDGQKKAVVVKAEGHDDATLFEAAESCPTEAIALYDDGGEQLFP; encoded by the coding sequence GTGAAGATCGTGGTGGATCGAGGCAAGTGCATCGGGGCGGCCAACTGCGTCGGGATGGCCCCGAAGACGTTCACTCTCGACGGCCAGAAGAAGGCGGTCGTCGTCAAGGCGGAAGGGCACGACGACGCGACGCTGTTCGAGGCCGCCGAGTCGTGTCCCACGGAGGCGATCGCGCTGTACGACGACGGCGGGGAGCAGCTCTTCCCGTAG
- a CDS encoding NAD(P)/FAD-dependent oxidoreductase encodes MSPEEPTDLIIVGGGPTGLFAAYYAGFRGLRSRIIDSLPELGGQVAAMYPEKPIYDVAGFPKVTGRELVDRLVEQAGRYSPDVRLEEPVRLIRRDGDASFTLTSDRGEHRGRAVLVTAGIGMFQPKRLASFAAYEGKGLVYFVRSMEVYRGKRVLIVGGGDSAVDWTLNLAPIASEVTLIHRRDVFRAHEDSLRQLRASRAVVKTPYELGAVRGDGRVESAMIYHNTTRAQETLAVDAVVAAVGFVADIGPLSAWGLELDSHSIVVNSRMETSEAGIYAAGDIVSYPGKVRLIATDFGEAATAINNAAHFLNPASTVFPGYSTHKG; translated from the coding sequence ATGTCCCCAGAGGAACCGACCGATCTCATCATCGTGGGAGGCGGCCCGACCGGCCTCTTCGCGGCGTACTACGCGGGGTTCCGCGGGCTGCGATCGCGCATCATCGACTCGCTTCCCGAGCTCGGCGGGCAGGTGGCCGCGATGTACCCCGAGAAGCCGATCTACGACGTCGCCGGATTCCCGAAGGTCACGGGACGCGAGCTGGTGGATCGGTTGGTCGAGCAGGCCGGCCGGTACTCGCCGGACGTCCGCCTGGAGGAGCCGGTGCGCCTCATCCGGCGCGACGGCGACGCCTCGTTCACCCTCACCAGCGATCGCGGAGAGCACCGCGGCCGCGCCGTCCTCGTCACCGCGGGGATCGGCATGTTCCAGCCGAAGCGCCTGGCGTCGTTCGCGGCGTACGAAGGGAAGGGGTTGGTCTACTTCGTGCGCTCCATGGAGGTGTACCGCGGGAAGCGCGTGCTGATCGTGGGGGGAGGCGATTCAGCCGTCGACTGGACGCTCAACCTCGCGCCCATCGCCTCGGAGGTCACGCTGATTCACAGGCGCGACGTCTTTCGAGCCCACGAGGACTCCCTGCGCCAGCTGAGGGCGTCGCGGGCCGTCGTGAAGACGCCGTACGAGCTGGGAGCCGTCCGGGGCGACGGCCGGGTCGAGTCGGCGATGATCTACCACAACACCACGCGCGCGCAGGAGACGCTTGCCGTCGACGCCGTCGTCGCGGCGGTTGGATTCGTCGCCGACATCGGCCCGCTCTCGGCGTGGGGCCTCGAGCTCGACAGCCACTCGATCGTCGTGAACAGCCGCATGGAGACGAGTGAGGCGGGAATCTACGCCGCCGGTGACATCGTGTCGTATCCCGGGAAGGTCCGTCTCATCGCGACCGACTTCGGCGAGGCCGCCACTGCGATCAACAACGCCGCTCATTTCCTGAATCCGGCTTCGACGGTTTTCCCGGGCTATTCCACCCACAAAGGCTGA
- a CDS encoding nucleoside deaminase has product MRAALAAASRAAARGEVPVGALVVLGGKRVASGGNRTVGAKDPSAHAEIVALRRAARRAGNHRLVGATLYVTLEPCLMCLGAMVQARIQRLVYAADDPKAGAVGLLDDAAWRRRLNHRFELSRGLLGREASQLLKEFFAARRRGRTGA; this is encoded by the coding sequence ATGCGCGCGGCGCTGGCCGCCGCGTCGCGCGCCGCCGCCCGGGGAGAGGTGCCGGTCGGCGCCCTGGTCGTCCTCGGCGGGAAGCGTGTCGCGAGCGGCGGGAACCGCACCGTGGGGGCGAAAGACCCCTCCGCGCACGCGGAGATCGTGGCCCTCAGGCGCGCCGCCCGGCGCGCCGGCAATCACCGCCTGGTCGGCGCCACTCTCTACGTCACGCTCGAGCCGTGCCTCATGTGCCTCGGAGCCATGGTCCAGGCCCGGATCCAGCGCCTGGTCTACGCCGCGGACGATCCGAAGGCGGGGGCCGTCGGCCTCCTCGACGACGCGGCGTGGCGACGAAGACTGAACCACCGCTTCGAGCTTTCGCGAGGGTTGCTCGGGCGCGAGGCGTCGCAGCTGCTGAAGGAATTCTTCGCCGCGAGGCGGCGGGGAAGAACCGGGGCCTGA
- a CDS encoding DUF885 domain-containing protein, producing MTPSAPPIPRPATSGEEERAFYESAEAYLRSSLQLNPVSATYYGYHAFDGRLEDHSPGGIQERVRFYREARALFAGLARGRMSTGALIDLDLVTGDIEASLFSLEELKPHIHDPGHYNELLGYGTLFLTILEEGDPAWPDRLESLLSRMDAIPRFLDQAKANLADPPRVVTEFILQQHRANIAFFEETLPGLYRHAPALAERLDAARGPTLRALESYESFLRDDLLPRSNGDWRLGPERWARKLRLSLQSDLGPEEIQSRAWERLRSERAAMLGLAEPLHASMFPEHAHGETGEARVNVIVREVIDRISLRHSTPDRLFPDVKERWVPRARDFIRKVDLLTLPPESDNFVVERTPGFLDGLAVAFFQPPPAFEPHLKKSYWISSIPATGNPEGDRARAESFLREYNDYGLQSLTIHEALPGHYVQFWYAMNSPYASIYKKIYANNTFAEGWAVLVEEQMFAAGYAADEPECLLIHKKINLRSPINAILDARLHTERMTDVEADRWALDFMREYGFQEEAEAVGKLRRAKITAAQLSTYFVGLVELGDLLRDCRAREGAAFSLRRFNETLLSFGTIPPRAVRRLMLEGMDTA from the coding sequence ATGACCCCGAGCGCGCCGCCGATCCCGCGCCCCGCGACCTCCGGCGAGGAGGAGCGCGCGTTCTACGAGTCCGCCGAGGCGTATCTGAGATCGTCGCTTCAGTTGAACCCGGTGTCGGCGACCTACTACGGCTACCACGCCTTCGACGGCCGGCTCGAGGACCACAGCCCCGGGGGCATCCAGGAGCGGGTTCGCTTCTACCGGGAGGCGAGGGCTCTCTTCGCGGGGCTGGCGCGCGGCAGGATGTCGACGGGCGCGCTGATCGATCTGGACCTCGTGACCGGCGACATCGAGGCGAGCCTGTTCTCCCTCGAGGAGCTGAAACCCCACATCCACGACCCGGGGCACTACAACGAGCTGCTCGGGTACGGAACGCTCTTCCTCACCATCCTCGAGGAGGGGGACCCGGCGTGGCCGGACCGCCTGGAGTCGCTCCTCTCGAGAATGGACGCGATCCCGCGATTCCTCGATCAGGCGAAGGCCAATCTCGCCGACCCGCCGCGCGTCGTCACGGAGTTCATCCTGCAGCAGCACCGGGCGAACATCGCCTTCTTCGAGGAGACGCTTCCCGGGCTGTACCGCCACGCTCCGGCGCTCGCGGAGCGGCTCGACGCCGCGAGGGGGCCAACGCTCCGCGCGCTCGAGTCGTACGAGTCGTTCCTGCGGGACGACCTCCTCCCGCGCTCGAACGGCGACTGGCGGCTGGGGCCGGAGAGGTGGGCCCGGAAGCTTCGCCTGTCGCTGCAGAGCGACCTCGGGCCCGAGGAGATCCAGAGTCGGGCGTGGGAGCGCCTGCGCTCGGAGCGCGCGGCGATGCTGGGGCTCGCCGAGCCGCTGCACGCCTCCATGTTCCCGGAACACGCGCACGGCGAGACGGGGGAGGCCCGTGTCAACGTGATCGTGCGCGAAGTGATCGATCGGATCAGCCTCCGGCACTCGACCCCGGATCGCCTCTTCCCCGACGTGAAGGAGAGGTGGGTCCCGCGGGCGCGCGACTTCATCCGGAAGGTCGATCTCCTCACGCTCCCTCCGGAGTCCGACAACTTCGTCGTCGAGCGGACCCCTGGGTTCCTCGACGGCCTCGCCGTGGCGTTCTTTCAGCCTCCGCCCGCGTTCGAGCCGCATCTGAAGAAGTCGTACTGGATCTCGTCGATCCCCGCGACGGGGAATCCCGAGGGGGATCGCGCCCGCGCGGAGTCGTTCCTTCGGGAGTACAACGACTACGGCCTGCAGAGCCTGACGATTCACGAGGCGCTGCCCGGCCATTACGTGCAGTTCTGGTACGCGATGAATTCGCCGTACGCCTCGATCTACAAGAAGATCTACGCGAACAACACCTTCGCGGAAGGATGGGCCGTCCTCGTCGAGGAGCAGATGTTCGCGGCCGGGTACGCGGCGGACGAGCCGGAGTGCCTGCTGATCCACAAGAAGATCAATCTGCGCAGCCCCATCAACGCCATCCTCGACGCCCGCCTGCACACGGAGCGGATGACCGACGTCGAGGCGGATCGGTGGGCGCTCGATTTCATGCGGGAGTACGGTTTCCAGGAGGAAGCGGAGGCCGTCGGCAAGCTCCGCCGCGCGAAGATCACGGCGGCGCAGCTCTCGACCTACTTCGTGGGGCTCGTGGAGCTGGGGGATCTCCTGCGGGATTGCCGCGCGCGCGAGGGCGCCGCGTTCTCGCTCAGGCGGTTCAACGAGACGCTGCTCTCGTTCGGGACAATCCCGCCGCGTGCGGTGCGGCGCCTGATGCTGGAGGGGATGGACACCGCGTGA
- the rho gene encoding transcription termination factor Rho — protein MNGRRGRPHKLHGNFRPDHQFRNQQRGGGPGGQGAPTQRFDRLPDAVATAPRPATAPAGPSHSLQQLKEAPVPELVRIARELDVPNATAAKKHDIIFQILKHQTEQSGYIFLEGVLEVLPDGFGFLRAREHNYLSGPEDVYVSPSQVQTFDLNTGDTVSGQVRPPREGERYFALIKVEAINSEPPERSKERIFFDNLTPLYPNTRIRLETTPDNASGRVMDLLIPIGKGQRGLIVAPPRTGKTMLLQSIANSISTNHPEVYLIVLLIDERPEEVTDMERTVKGEVVSSTFDEPAGEHVQVAEMVIEKAKRLVEYGRDVVILLDSITRLGRAYNTVAPSSGKVLSGGIDSNALQKPKRFFGAARNIEEGGSLTIMATALVDTGSRMDDVIFEEFKGTGNMELHLDRTLVDRRVFPAIDITRSGTRKEELLLPKEDLNKLWVLRKVLNQLSVVESVELLLDKLGKTKANADFLKMMVDSSRGG, from the coding sequence ATGAACGGAAGGCGCGGCAGACCCCACAAGCTCCACGGGAACTTCCGGCCGGACCACCAGTTCCGCAATCAACAGCGCGGGGGTGGACCGGGCGGGCAGGGTGCGCCCACGCAGCGGTTCGACCGGCTCCCCGACGCGGTGGCCACCGCCCCGAGGCCGGCGACGGCGCCCGCCGGGCCCTCCCACTCGCTCCAGCAGCTCAAGGAAGCGCCCGTCCCGGAGCTGGTCCGAATCGCGCGCGAGCTGGACGTTCCGAACGCGACGGCCGCGAAGAAGCACGATATCATCTTCCAGATCCTCAAGCACCAGACCGAGCAGAGCGGGTACATCTTCCTCGAGGGGGTTCTCGAGGTCCTTCCCGACGGGTTCGGCTTCCTCCGGGCCAGGGAGCACAACTACCTCTCGGGACCCGAGGACGTCTACGTCTCCCCGTCGCAGGTTCAGACCTTCGATCTGAACACGGGGGACACCGTGAGCGGCCAGGTCCGCCCGCCCAGGGAGGGGGAGAGGTACTTCGCCCTCATCAAGGTCGAGGCGATCAACTCCGAGCCGCCGGAGCGCTCCAAGGAGCGGATTTTCTTCGACAACCTGACGCCCCTCTACCCGAACACGCGGATCCGGCTCGAGACGACCCCCGACAACGCGTCGGGGCGCGTGATGGACCTTCTCATCCCGATCGGGAAGGGGCAGCGCGGGCTGATCGTCGCGCCGCCCCGCACCGGCAAGACGATGCTCCTCCAGTCGATCGCGAACTCGATCTCGACGAACCATCCCGAGGTCTACCTAATCGTGCTTCTCATCGACGAGCGCCCCGAGGAGGTCACCGACATGGAGCGCACGGTCAAGGGGGAGGTCGTCTCGTCGACGTTCGACGAGCCGGCCGGCGAGCACGTGCAGGTGGCCGAGATGGTCATCGAGAAGGCGAAGCGCCTCGTCGAGTACGGCAGGGACGTCGTCATCCTGCTCGACTCGATCACGCGGCTCGGCCGCGCCTACAACACCGTGGCGCCGTCCTCCGGAAAGGTGCTGTCGGGAGGGATCGACTCCAACGCCCTCCAGAAGCCGAAGCGGTTCTTCGGGGCCGCGCGCAACATCGAGGAGGGGGGCAGCCTCACGATCATGGCGACGGCCCTCGTCGACACCGGCTCCCGCATGGACGACGTGATCTTCGAGGAGTTCAAGGGGACGGGCAACATGGAGCTCCACCTCGACCGGACGCTTGTCGATCGCCGCGTCTTCCCGGCCATCGACATCACGCGCAGCGGCACGCGCAAGGAGGAGCTCCTGCTCCCCAAGGAGGACCTGAACAAGCTGTGGGTGCTCAGGAAGGTGCTGAACCAGCTCTCGGTGGTGGAGTCGGTCGAGCTGCTCCTCGACAAGCTCGGCAAGACGAAAGCGAACGCCGATTTCCTGAAGATGATGGTCGACTCCTCCCGCGGCGGGTGA
- a CDS encoding sigma-70 family RNA polymerase sigma factor — translation MKSVKPVVAGQRRKPAAGDAPISGSWQAAWPEADKIPGVPASSKGTGAEADFDDAGSFEAVFVDRETTEGAAAPEPAPQAVAEEKEEHVEKPDDDRQAGLLSIYFRDMSETQLLTKEREVELAKRMEQGKLGLNAVIRRCASLWKAHVPADVNKDFTKGEIPRQYLDLFVEKLVRGARKTQDLNDRIRILKQRAGSIHDGPAAGGRPKRVGKKLRVGPAVQGSRLEKIRSEIKGYRAGIRTAAKEVFLTPEVLLEQADRALKSRDILDRAREEMIRANLRLVVFIAKRYVNQGLSLMDLIQEGNLGLMKAVEKFEYRRGYKFSTYAFWWIKQAMDRAIADKSRIIRIPVHMNEKYKKVSDAVRELTKAMGREPSPKEIARKMHMPIPKIKEILELVKDPIFFERNGDDDEGGGLLRFISDDKAISPFEQAVTRDRSEKIEEALQTLSEKEGNVIRMRFGIGVHRNYTLEEVGREMGLTRERIRQIESKALKKLLKSKKLRELLT, via the coding sequence ATGAAGTCGGTGAAGCCGGTTGTGGCGGGTCAGAGGAGAAAGCCCGCCGCGGGAGATGCCCCGATTTCGGGCTCGTGGCAGGCGGCCTGGCCCGAGGCGGACAAGATCCCCGGAGTCCCCGCCTCGTCGAAGGGCACCGGGGCAGAGGCCGACTTCGATGACGCCGGGTCTTTCGAGGCCGTGTTCGTCGATCGCGAGACCACCGAGGGGGCGGCCGCTCCCGAGCCCGCGCCCCAGGCCGTGGCCGAGGAGAAGGAAGAGCACGTCGAGAAGCCCGACGACGATCGTCAGGCGGGCCTGCTGTCCATCTATTTCCGGGACATGAGCGAGACGCAGCTCCTCACCAAGGAGCGCGAGGTGGAGCTCGCGAAGCGGATGGAGCAGGGGAAGCTCGGCCTCAACGCCGTCATCCGCCGCTGCGCTTCGCTGTGGAAGGCGCACGTCCCCGCGGACGTCAACAAGGATTTCACGAAGGGGGAGATCCCGCGACAGTACCTCGATCTGTTCGTCGAGAAGCTCGTGCGCGGCGCCCGCAAGACCCAGGATCTGAACGACCGCATCCGCATCCTCAAGCAGCGGGCCGGCTCCATCCATGACGGTCCCGCGGCGGGAGGCCGCCCGAAGCGCGTCGGAAAGAAGCTCCGCGTCGGCCCCGCGGTGCAGGGATCCCGCCTCGAGAAGATCCGCTCGGAGATCAAGGGCTACCGGGCGGGGATTCGCACCGCCGCGAAGGAGGTCTTTCTCACTCCCGAGGTGCTTCTCGAGCAGGCGGATCGGGCCCTGAAGTCGCGCGACATCCTCGATCGGGCGCGCGAGGAGATGATCCGCGCCAACCTCCGCCTCGTCGTCTTCATCGCGAAGCGTTACGTCAACCAGGGGCTCTCGCTCATGGATCTGATCCAGGAGGGGAACCTGGGTCTGATGAAGGCGGTCGAGAAGTTCGAGTACCGCCGCGGCTACAAGTTCTCGACGTACGCCTTCTGGTGGATCAAGCAGGCGATGGACCGGGCGATCGCGGACAAGTCGCGCATCATCCGCATTCCGGTCCACATGAACGAGAAGTACAAGAAGGTGTCCGACGCGGTCCGGGAGCTGACCAAGGCCATGGGGCGCGAGCCCTCGCCGAAGGAAATCGCGCGCAAGATGCACATGCCCATCCCGAAGATCAAGGAGATCCTCGAGCTGGTCAAGGACCCGATCTTCTTCGAGAGGAACGGCGACGACGACGAGGGGGGCGGACTGCTCCGCTTCATCTCCGACGACAAGGCGATCTCGCCCTTCGAGCAGGCCGTCACCCGCGACCGCAGCGAGAAGATCGAGGAGGCGCTCCAGACCCTCTCCGAGAAGGAGGGGAACGTCATCCGGATGCGCTTCGGGATCGGCGTCCATCGGAACTACACCCTGGAAGAGGTGGGCCGCGAGATGGGATTGACCCGCGAGCGGATCCGCCAGATCGAGTCGAAAGCCCTCAAGAAGCTGCTCAAGTCCAAGAAACTCCGAGAACTCCTCACCTGA
- a CDS encoding glycerate kinase yields the protein MRVLLAPDKFKGTLTAAEVCRHLRAGILAAHPGAEVISHPLADGGEGTLDVLLSALGGERLALAATGPLGETRHPEVLRLPDGTIVIESARICGLDLVPPRARNPMRATTYGLGTVVAAVAAMEPSAIAVGLGGSATVDGGLGAARALGCRLIGEEGGTLEGCGEDLAKLRSIEPPASRGRSAAAPRLTVLCDVDNPLVGPAGAAEVFAAQKGASPLEVAALSLGLRNIASIIERDLGARVADLPGGGAAGGLGAMLHALCGGRLVPGPGALADWTGLDRSLSGADLVVTGEGAFDSTADRGKVVREVIRRAGRRRIPVVVVCGRWDGAEVPGSVRVVVGGNRVNEEILHAIGRTVL from the coding sequence GTGCGCGTCCTGCTCGCCCCCGACAAGTTCAAGGGGACCCTCACCGCGGCCGAGGTGTGCCGCCACCTCCGCGCGGGGATCCTGGCCGCGCACCCCGGCGCCGAGGTGATCTCCCATCCGCTGGCCGACGGCGGGGAGGGGACGCTCGACGTGCTGCTCTCGGCCCTGGGAGGCGAGAGGCTCGCCCTTGCCGCCACGGGGCCGCTCGGGGAGACGCGGCACCCCGAGGTCCTGAGGCTTCCGGACGGGACAATCGTGATCGAGTCGGCCCGGATCTGCGGGCTCGATCTCGTCCCGCCTCGGGCCCGAAACCCGATGCGGGCGACCACGTATGGTCTCGGCACCGTGGTCGCGGCGGTCGCCGCGATGGAGCCGAGCGCGATCGCGGTGGGGCTCGGGGGATCGGCCACCGTCGATGGCGGGTTGGGCGCCGCGAGGGCCCTTGGCTGCAGGTTGATCGGGGAGGAAGGGGGGACCCTCGAAGGGTGCGGCGAAGATCTCGCGAAGCTCAGATCGATCGAGCCGCCCGCGTCCCGCGGGAGAAGCGCGGCGGCGCCGCGTCTGACGGTGCTCTGCGACGTCGACAATCCCCTGGTCGGCCCCGCCGGGGCTGCCGAGGTCTTCGCGGCCCAGAAGGGGGCTTCGCCGCTCGAGGTCGCCGCCCTTTCGCTCGGTCTCCGAAATATCGCTTCGATCATCGAGCGGGATCTGGGCGCCAGGGTCGCGGATCTACCGGGAGGCGGCGCGGCAGGCGGGCTCGGCGCCATGCTTCACGCATTGTGCGGCGGTCGGCTGGTGCCGGGACCGGGGGCTCTGGCGGATTGGACCGGACTTGACCGGAGTCTGTCGGGGGCGGATCTCGTCGTCACAGGCGAGGGTGCCTTCGACTCGACGGCGGACCGGGGGAAGGTGGTCCGCGAGGTCATTCGGCGGGCGGGTCGACGACGGATTCCGGTTGTGGTGGTCTGCGGGCGATGGGACGGAGCCGAGGTCCCCGGCTCGGTGCGAGTCGTCGTTGGCGGGAATCGGGTGAATGAAGAAATTTTGCACGCCATCGGAAGAACCGTCCTGTAG
- the glgC gene encoding glucose-1-phosphate adenylyltransferase: MILAGGQGERLYPLTKERSKPAVPFGGIYRIIDFTLSNCINSDLRRIFVLTQYKSHSLDRHLKMGWDKFDAEFGDYLYTVPPQLRMGDRWYLGTADAIYQNLNLLEDERPARVLILSGDHLYKMDYAEMIAAHIENAAALTVAAVETDLAQASSFGVLQVDGSDRIVGFAEKPEHPVPVPGRSDIALINMGVYVFDTGALVRAIVDDAKRSDTHHDFGRNIIPSMVPQGKVHAFRFADENRKSIKYWRDIGTVDSYYEASMDLVAVEPVFNLYDRSWPIRTYMGSHPPAKMVFAQSAEEGGRRGEALDSLVSPGVIISGGLVRRSILSPRVRINSFAQVEDSILMDGVEVGRSARIRRAIIDKNVVVPAGYTVGHDAVEDARRFVTSPQGVVVIPKGARLEED, from the coding sequence ATGATCCTCGCGGGAGGGCAGGGGGAGCGCCTCTACCCTCTGACGAAGGAGCGGAGCAAGCCGGCGGTTCCGTTCGGCGGGATCTACCGCATCATCGACTTCACGCTCTCGAACTGCATCAACTCGGACCTCCGCCGGATCTTCGTCCTCACGCAGTACAAGTCCCACTCGCTCGACCGTCACCTGAAGATGGGCTGGGACAAGTTCGACGCGGAGTTCGGCGACTACCTCTACACCGTGCCGCCGCAGCTCCGGATGGGGGACCGCTGGTATCTCGGCACGGCCGACGCCATCTACCAGAACCTCAACCTCCTCGAGGACGAGCGCCCCGCGCGCGTGCTCATCCTCTCGGGGGACCACCTCTACAAGATGGACTACGCGGAGATGATCGCCGCGCACATCGAGAACGCGGCCGCGCTCACCGTGGCCGCGGTCGAGACGGACTTGGCGCAGGCGTCGTCGTTCGGGGTCCTGCAGGTCGACGGGTCGGATCGCATCGTCGGGTTCGCCGAAAAGCCGGAGCACCCCGTTCCGGTGCCCGGCCGGAGCGACATCGCTCTCATCAACATGGGCGTGTACGTCTTCGACACCGGGGCGCTGGTGCGGGCCATCGTGGACGACGCGAAGCGGAGCGACACGCATCACGACTTCGGCAGGAACATCATCCCCTCGATGGTGCCCCAGGGGAAGGTCCACGCCTTCCGCTTCGCCGACGAGAACCGGAAGAGCATCAAGTACTGGCGCGACATCGGGACGGTGGACTCCTACTACGAGGCCAGCATGGATCTCGTGGCGGTCGAGCCCGTCTTCAACCTCTACGATCGCTCGTGGCCCATCCGCACGTACATGGGCTCCCATCCCCCGGCCAAGATGGTCTTCGCCCAGTCGGCGGAGGAGGGCGGGCGGCGGGGAGAGGCGCTCGACTCCCTCGTCTCCCCGGGGGTCATCATCAGCGGCGGGCTGGTGAGGCGATCGATCCTCAGCCCCAGGGTCCGCATCAACTCGTTCGCGCAGGTCGAGGACTCGATCCTGATGGACGGGGTCGAGGTCGGGCGCAGCGCGCGGATCCGGCGCGCCATCATCGACAAGAACGTGGTCGTGCCCGCCGGATACACCGTGGGGCACGACGCTGTCGAGGACGCCCGCCGCTTCGTCACGTCGCCCCAGGGCGTCGTCGTGATCCCGAAGGGCGCGCGCCTCGAGGAAGACTGA
- a CDS encoding response regulator, whose amino-acid sequence MTPTILVVDDERNIRLLYEKELREEGWSVVLAADAREALKILEQSRPDLVVLDIKMPGMDGIEALSRILARDNGIPVVLNSAYSSYQESFLSWSADAYVIKSSDLTELKTKIRAILEERLKRP is encoded by the coding sequence GTGACACCCACGATTCTTGTCGTCGATGACGAGCGGAACATCAGGCTGCTTTACGAGAAGGAGCTGCGCGAGGAGGGGTGGAGCGTCGTGCTGGCCGCGGACGCGCGCGAGGCGCTGAAGATCCTGGAGCAGAGCCGCCCCGATCTCGTCGTGCTCGACATCAAGATGCCGGGCATGGACGGCATCGAGGCCCTCTCGCGCATCCTGGCCCGCGACAACGGGATCCCCGTCGTGCTCAACTCGGCGTACTCGTCGTACCAGGAATCGTTCCTCTCGTGGTCGGCGGACGCGTACGTCATCAAGTCGTCCGATCTCACCGAGCTGAAGACGAAGATCCGCGCCATCCTCGAGGAGCGGCTGAAGCGTCCATGA